In one window of Spartinivicinus marinus DNA:
- a CDS encoding flavin monoamine oxidase family protein, producing MTKTGQSRLDFLKNNPHACAWSALNHAVNQQQKTTPGPVKVKNNAFSGKRAVIIGSGIGGLTTAYELLAQQSGMEVIILEAHNRTGGRCLTLRTGDTLTEDKNRELFNSIPGETQVVRFDRPLNDSEPYLNAGPGRIPSSHKRLLHYLKKFGVDLEVYVMNSGSNLTQMAEGPFHGKPIVNRRLDHNTRGWLAEMVYQNAQTLIESATSTNDDDSKQELVSKLQCLMVTFGNLTSEGKYQVSASIEGQDDGASDRAGYTILPGVDSGEVAEALSLNSLLDSEFWKKTRFYQPEDFLWQPTLFQPVGGMDRVQHAFAQQIAALGGTIYLNSPVQKIDWDDIKQQFTIYVSKMGSTECEIYTADYCFSNAAIPFLKELLSERLQCKTVGKGFSESFKQALQAVYQAQFSPDPSKTPEFPEAKFLACTTKVGWQADRYLWQGSTIGNVYNKEVGEDLLSVPDSEMGVVPIFGGISWTDNPITQIWYPSTGYHDQKGTLTGCYNFQEHAFKMGNEPISKRLDQAREGAKLFGEAFGNGLTHGVAIAWQNMPYIKGGWAQWYLVGKNSQESVKHFNQLIQGTGVDGDEKPNFFIIGDQVSSLPGWQEGAIASALNALSRLSRPDLQIPHLSVLPDTRVMVESI from the coding sequence ATGACAAAAACAGGGCAAAGTCGCTTAGATTTCTTGAAAAACAACCCTCACGCTTGCGCATGGTCTGCCTTAAATCATGCTGTGAATCAACAACAAAAGACTACACCAGGCCCAGTTAAAGTAAAAAATAATGCTTTCTCTGGTAAACGAGCAGTAATAATTGGCTCAGGTATTGGCGGTTTAACAACTGCCTATGAGCTGTTAGCTCAGCAGTCAGGTATGGAAGTCATTATACTAGAAGCACATAACCGCACTGGCGGCCGTTGCTTAACCTTACGTACTGGTGACACGTTAACTGAAGATAAAAATAGGGAGCTATTTAACTCTATTCCTGGAGAAACACAAGTCGTTCGTTTTGATCGGCCGCTAAATGATAGCGAGCCATATTTAAATGCAGGCCCTGGCCGAATCCCCTCTAGCCACAAACGACTACTGCATTATTTGAAAAAGTTTGGTGTTGATCTAGAAGTATATGTAATGAACAGTGGCTCAAACCTCACCCAAATGGCAGAGGGGCCTTTTCACGGCAAACCAATTGTTAATCGGCGATTAGATCATAATACTCGAGGTTGGCTAGCTGAAATGGTTTACCAAAATGCACAGACACTAATTGAAAGTGCAACCAGTACAAATGACGACGATAGCAAGCAAGAATTGGTAAGTAAATTACAATGCTTAATGGTTACTTTTGGTAATTTAACTAGTGAAGGCAAATATCAAGTTAGTGCGAGCATCGAAGGCCAGGATGATGGCGCTTCAGATAGAGCAGGTTACACGATACTACCCGGTGTAGACAGTGGAGAAGTAGCGGAAGCCTTAAGTTTAAATAGTCTATTAGATTCTGAGTTTTGGAAGAAAACCCGTTTCTATCAACCTGAAGACTTTCTTTGGCAGCCCACCCTCTTCCAACCTGTCGGAGGAATGGATAGAGTGCAACATGCTTTCGCCCAACAAATTGCGGCGCTTGGTGGTACGATATATCTAAATAGCCCTGTTCAAAAAATAGATTGGGATGATATAAAGCAACAGTTTACTATTTATGTTAGTAAAATGGGCAGCACAGAATGTGAAATATATACAGCCGATTACTGCTTTAGTAATGCTGCTATCCCTTTCCTTAAGGAGCTACTTTCTGAGCGTCTACAATGCAAAACTGTAGGCAAAGGTTTTTCAGAAAGTTTCAAACAGGCTCTCCAGGCCGTATATCAAGCACAATTTTCACCTGACCCCAGTAAAACACCTGAATTCCCTGAAGCAAAATTTTTAGCTTGTACCACAAAAGTCGGTTGGCAAGCCGATCGTTATTTATGGCAAGGCAGTACAATTGGTAATGTATACAACAAAGAGGTCGGTGAAGATCTATTAAGTGTTCCTGATTCTGAAATGGGTGTTGTCCCAATTTTTGGCGGCATTTCTTGGACTGACAACCCCATTACCCAAATTTGGTATCCCTCTACTGGTTACCACGATCAAAAAGGTACATTAACAGGTTGTTACAACTTTCAAGAACATGCTTTTAAAATGGGTAATGAACCCATTAGCAAGCGGCTTGACCAAGCAAGAGAAGGAGCCAAACTCTTTGGCGAAGCATTTGGTAATGGCTTGACCCATGGTGTTGCCATTGCTTGGCAAAACATGCCATATATTAAGGGTGGCTGGGCGCAGTGGTATTTAGTTGGAAAAAACTCTCAAGAAAGTGTGAAGCACTTTAACCAGTTAATCCAAGGAACGGGGGTAGACGGGGATGAAAAACCAAACTTTTTTATTATAGGCGATCAAGTATCTTCTTTACCCGGTTGGCAAGAGGGTGCAATAGCATCAGCACTGAATGCCCTCAGTCGCTTGTCACGCCCAGACTTACAAATACCTCACTTGTCAGTTTTACCAGATACTCGTGTGATGGTAGAAAGTATTTGA